One window from the genome of Salvia miltiorrhiza cultivar Shanhuang (shh) chromosome 7, IMPLAD_Smil_shh, whole genome shotgun sequence encodes:
- the LOC130992568 gene encoding uncharacterized protein LOC130992568, with the protein MDRLKLFDSDGDSSDEDLSKIEINQEFAKRYEHNKKREELHRYEALKKQGLVDSSDSDSEESSSGEEELIKPSKKTDAAFFDALIKVKNQDPILKEQDAKLFDSDDEDNTASKKKGKKEKPMYLKDVVSKQLIEAGPEFSDEEEESADDVDDGAKNKLKSYSQEQEELRQQIVKSLEERENDDDDEDFLRVKSSGNDEEDEEEDGAIGEKLDEYFGEDEKLDNDTIFLKDYFRKRLWLDDEKSKGRGNVEVDVSEDEDELEKQEDYEREYNFRFEENAGDRVMGHSRRVEGSVRKKDNARKSQRERKEERMAQAELERKEELKRLKNLKKKEINEKLEKIREVAGIGEAEGVFLDKDDLEEDFDPEAHDRKMKEAFGEEYYGAEDVDLQFGSDDDEDDEGFEKPDFDKEDELLGLDKGWDEVDKSGEGFKSVRERIMKDRLANGEEDVVDEDGGDERREGSKRKRKRKPSEVEKAVMEELMEEYYKLDYEDTIGDLKTRFKYKPVKAKRFGLTAEEILALDDKELNQYVSLKKIAPYMEKEWKVPRNKTLELKKNRYRKGNTSRAVDEDKKKGKEKEKGKVKEEEVNAVASEKSQPMESIGDKKTISRKRKRKEKHAELKISPSRLSAYGKKNPSKSKSKK; encoded by the coding sequence ATGGATCGTTTAAAGCTTTTCGACAGCGACGGAGATTCTTCAGACGAAGACCTGTCCAAAATTGAAATCAACCAGGAATTCGCCAAACGCTACGAGCACAACAAGAAGCGAGAGGAACTGCACAGGTACGAAGCTCTCAAGAAGCAGGGTCTAGTCGACTCGTCGGACTCGGATTCCGAGGAATCGTCGTCCGGGGAGGAGGAGTTGATAAAACCGAGCAAGAAGACCGACGCCGCGTTTTTTGATGCGTTGATTAAGGTGAAAAATCAAGACCCGATTTTGAAGGAGCAAGATGCAAAATTGTTCGATTCTGACGATGAGGATAATACTGCTAgtaagaagaaggggaagaaggaGAAGCCGATGTATTTAAAAGATGTCGTTTCGAAACAATTGATTGAGGCGGGTCCAGAGTTTAGTGACGAAGAGGAGGAAAGTgcagatgatgttgatgatggcGCGAAAAATAAGTTGAAGAGTTATTCGCAAGAGCAGGAGGAGCTGAGGCAGCAGATAGTGAAATCATTGGAGGAGAGGgaaaatgatgatgatgatgaagatttCTTAAGAGTGAAGAGTAGTGGCAATgacgaggaggatgaggaggaggatgGTGCAATTGGGGAGAAGTTGGATGAGTATTTCGGGGAGGATGAGAAGTTGGATAATGACACGATATTTTTGAAGGATTATTTTAGGAAAAGGCTGTGGCTTGATGATGAGAAAAGTAAAGGCCGGGGCAATGTGGAGGTAGACGTTtctgaggatgaggatgagctGGAGAAGCAAGAGGATTATGAGAGGGAGTATAACTTTAGGTTCGAGGAGAATGCTGGGGACAGGGTGATGGGGCATTCGAGGAGAGTGGAAGGGTCTGTGAGGAAGAAAGACAATGCGAGGAAGTCGCAGAGGGAGAGGAAAGAGGAGAGGATGGCGCAGGCAGAGTTGGAGAGGAAGGAGGAGCTGAAGAGGTTAAAGAAcctaaagaagaaagagataaaTGAGAAGTTGGAGAAGATTAGGGAGGTAGCTGGGATTGGGGAGGCCGAAGGGGTATTTCTGGATAAGGATGATTTGGAGGAGGACTTTGATCCCGAAGCTCATGATAGGAAGATGAAGGAAGCGTTTGGTGAGGAGTATTATGGCGCTGAGGATGTGGACCTGCAGTTTGGGAGTGATGACGATGAAGATGATGAGGGGTTTGAGAAACCAGATTTTGACAAAGAGGATGAGTTGCTTGGACTTGATAAGGGCTGGGATGAGGTGGATAAGTCAGGTGAAGGGTTCAAGTCGGTTAGAGAACGAATTATGAAGGATAGGTTGGCCAATGGTGAGGAAGATGTGGTGGATGAAGATGGAGGCGATGAGCGAAGGGAGGGGAgtaagaggaagaggaagcGTAAGCCGAGTGAAGTAGAGAAGGCGGTTATGGAGGAGCTCATGGAGGAGTACTATAAGTTGGATTATGAGGATACCATAGGAGACTTGAAAACAAGATTCAAATACAAACCAGTTAAGGCTAAGAGATTTGGATTGACCGCGGAAGAGATTCTTGCGCTAGATGACAAGGAACTGAATCAGTATGTTTCTTTGAAGAAGATAGCTCCATATATGGAGAAGGAATGGAAGGTGCCTAGAAATAAGACTCTCGAGCTAAAGAAAAATAGATATCGAAAGGGAAATACTTCTCGGGCTGTTGATGAAGATAAGAAGAAAGGtaaggagaaagagaagggtAAGGTGAAAGAGGAGGAGGTTAATGCGGTTGCAAGTGAAAAGTCGCAACCCATGGAATCGATTGGGGACAAGAAAACTATTTccagaaagaggaagagaaaagAGAAACATGCTGAACTCAAGATATCACCGTCGAGGCTTTCGGCATATGGGAAAAAAAATCCCTCCAAATCTAAGAGCAAGAAGTGA